One genomic region from Quercus robur chromosome 4, dhQueRobu3.1, whole genome shotgun sequence encodes:
- the LOC126723330 gene encoding uncharacterized protein LOC126723330: protein MGSGNSCMGSHPSGSRSQLSRSGTAMSKRSKLSFLICGASSGSHTPFQVENHLTKSTARPLEKKPPLNSVSLKPMEQPSSNCTSETGFSSSSPDSGASSEVIRGTVVKSSAEFGLINLETSSSGKCLSENDGLLPHQASAHGTPVEFHRESSETSGITFKEQSSLESGDRSSSSVVQEPANLCLVEESIPDAAKGLHSSDSDSGSASVVPDSPENCQLLQDDSAERVTSSGLGSIVSATEQDSRNRSRLHVDMVSISSDTLFRGISDVSNREARSSRGMFWDTFSRRSFRQHSDSPTIVFATSHADGLRSHDRWLLDFSDLHYDGVGHDSRHPRYGGHHRRERRRWSRYESSERVHSDLDDEDRHMSFCASGLHPNGRCTCGTFFSAEEPSIHASIFQILMLADALFEVLDEIHHHPVSDSPSVLSLPAPVDVVDSFPLKNHKKAEATENGAQCYICLAEYEEGETIRVLPCCHEYHMPCIDKWLKEIHGVCPICRGDVCEGIAEAST from the exons ATGGGTTCAGGCAACAGTTGCATGGGGTCACACCCATCTGGGTCAAGGTCACAGCTGAGCCGCTCAGGCACAGCAATGTCAAAAAGGTCTAAGCTTTCCTTTCTCATCTGTGGTGCTTCCTCTGGTTCTCACACTCCCTTTCAG GTGGAAAATCATCTCACTAAATCAACAGCAAGACCCCTAGAAAAGAAGCCTCCCCTTAATAGTGTATCCCTAAAGCCCATGGAGCAGCCATCCTCAAATTGTACTTCAGAAACTGGGTTCAGTAGCTCCAGCCCTGATAGTGGAGCCTCATCTGAAGTCATTCGTGGTACTGTTGTTAAAAGTTCTGCTGAATTTGGTCTGATAAATCTTGAAACATCTAGCAGTGGGAAATGCCTTTCTGAGAATGACGGATTACTGCCTCATCAGGCAAGTGCTCATGGTACTCCTGTGGAATTTCATAGGGAGAGCAGTGAAACATCTGGTATTACCTTTAAAGAACAATCATCTCTAGAGTCAGGGGATAGATCTTCAAGCAGTGTGGTTCAGGAGCCCGCAAATTTATGTTTAGTTGAGGAATCTATTCCGGATGCAGCTAAGGGCCTCCATTCTTCTGATTCTGATTCTGGATCTGCTTCTGTTGTTCCTGATTCTCCAGAAAATTGTCAATTGCTTCAAGATGATTCTGCTGAAAGGGTCACGTCTTCAGGTCTAGGATCCATTGTTTCTGCTACAGAACAAGATTCGAGAAATAGAAGTCGGCTTCATGTTGATATGGTGAGTATCTCCTCTGACACTTTGTTTAGAGGCATTTCAGATGTAAGTAACCGTGAGGCAAGAAGTAGTAGAGGAATGTTTTGGGATACTTTTTCAAGACGCAGTTTTAGACAGCATAGTGATTCCCCAACGATTGTTTTCGCAACCAGTCATGCTGATGGTCTTAGATCTCATGACAGATGGCTCCTTGATTTCAGTGATCTCCATTATGACGGGGTTGGTCATGATTCTAGACACCCTCGCTATGGTGGTCATCATAGACGTGAAAGACGACGGTGGTCAAGATATGAG AGTTCAGAAAGAGTTCATAGTGATCTGGATGATGAAGACAGGCATATGTCTTTCTGTGCATCAGGACTCCACCCTAATGGTAGATGCACTTGTGGGACATTCTTTTCAGCTGAAGAGCCTAGTATTCATGCAAGCATCTTTCAAATACTCATGCTTGCTGATGCACTATTTGAG GTCTTGGATGAAATCCATCACCACCCGGTGTCTGATTCGCCGTCTGTGCTTTCACTGCCAGCTCCAGTGGATGTTGTAGACTCATTTCCTCTCAAGAATCACAAGAAGGCCGAGGCAACTGAAAATGGAGCCCA GTGTTACATTTGCCTGGCTGAGTACGAGGAAGGGGAAACAATAAGAGTTCTCCCATGTTGTCATGAATATCATATGCCATGCATTGATAAATGGCTCAAAGAAATTCACGG TGTATGCCCAATTTGCAGAGGAGATGTTTGTGAGGGCATTGCCGAGGCTTCCACCTAA
- the LOC126723331 gene encoding E3 ubiquitin-protein ligase ATL4-like yields the protein MSLPSSSFPYLPPPPLPNDFGTSSYPYGTSFTLPPPPPPPPPPPPHSSMNPSILIIVLILVVTVVASVSLCLLLRHLNRRCLRHLSNSSATTTTTTLTSSASESQSHVLSNRRVSPEIPKSTIIDSLPLFAFSSITRRSNSTSADCAVCLSKFEPNDQLRLLPLCCHAFHAECIDTWLGSNQTCPLCRSAIVASESDIMKSTGAGASDSFRLEIGNVSRRRAASDAGEAGGRSYSIGSFEYLVDDDSEISVSHAHRRSVSDKDDSGVLWTRQPQPSAPPELDSTLGPDMAAGRSWLKDYIDRFSASISSRAMSFRSSGRFFSGSSRRSEVSGAGEWDLESNRVGEEITEMFRWLSDR from the coding sequence atGTCGCTTCCTTCCTCTTCTTTTCCCTATCTTCCACCGCCTCCATTGCCAAACGACTTCGGAACTAGCTCATACCCATACGGCACGTCGTTTACcttaccaccaccaccaccacctccaccaccgcCGCCACCGCATTCATCGATGAACCCTAGCATTCTCATCATCGTTCTCATCCTCGTAGTCACGGTCGTCGCCTCCGTCTCTCTCTGCCTCCTCCTCCGCCACCTCAACCGCCGCTGCCTCCGCCACCTCAGCAACTCCTCcgctactactactactactactctCACCTCCAGTGCTTCCGAGTCTCAGTCTCACGTTCTCTCCAACCGAAGAGTCTCGCCGGAGATTCCTAAGAGCACGATCATCGATTCTCTTCCGCTCTTCGCCTTCTCCTCCATCACTCGCCGCAGCAATTCGACCTCCGCCGACTGCGCTGTCTGCTTGTCGAAGTTCGAGCCGAACGACCAGCTCCGTCTCTTGCCTCTCTGTTGCCACGCTTTTCACGCCGAGTGTATCGACACGTGGCTCGGGTCGAACCAGACCTGTCCGCTTTGCCGGTCGGCGATCGTCGCCTCGGAATCGGATATCATGAAATCCACCGGTGCCGGAGCAAGTGACAGTTTCCGTTTAGAGATCGGCAATGTGAGTCGCCGTAGAGCCGCTTCTGATGCCGGCGAAGCAGGCGGGAGATCGTATTCCATTGGCTCCTTCGAGTACCTCGTCGACGACGACTCGGAGATCAGCGTGAGTCACGCTCACCGGAGAAGCGTATCGGACAAAGACGACAGCGGAGTTTTATGGACTCGTCAGCCGCAGCCATCGGCGCCGCCGGAGCTGGACTCAACTCTAGGTCCTGACATGGCAGCTGGACGAAGCTGGCTGAAAGACTATATAGACAGATTCTCCGCCTCAATTTCATCGCGCGCGATGTCTTTTCGGAGTTCCGGTAGATTTTTCTCCGGAAGTAGTCGCCGGAGCGAGGTATCCGGCGCCGGAGAATGGGACCTCGAAAGCAATAGAGTCGGCGAAGAGATAACGGAGATGTTCCGATGGCTTTCCGATAGGTAA
- the LOC126723329 gene encoding 40S ribosomal protein S11-2, with product MAEQTEKAFLKQPKVFLSSKKSGKAKRPGKGGNRYWKNIGLNYKTPRDAIEGTYIDKKCPFTGNVSIRGRIISGTCQSAKMVRTIIVRRDYLHFVKKYQRYEKRHSNIPAHISPCFRVKEGDYVTIGQCRPLSKTVRFNVLKVLSAGSVSAGKKAFTGM from the exons ATGGCTGAACAG ACTGAGAAGGCATTTTTGAAGCAGCCCAAGGTGTTTCTAAG cTCAAAGAAATCTGGGAAGGCCAAGAGGCCTGGAAAGGGTGGCAATCGCTACTGGAAGAACATTGGGTTGAATTACAAGACACCCAGAGATGCAATTGAAG GAACATATATTGACAAGAAGTGCCCATTTACTGGCAACGTTTCTATCAGAGGTCGTATTATTTCTGGAACTTGCCAAAGTGCCAAGATGGTGAGGACCATAATTGTTCGAAGGGACTACCTTCACTTTGTCAAGAAATATCAGAG ATATGAGAAGAGGCACTCGAACATTCCAGCCCATATTTCCCCATGCTTCCGTGTGAAAGAAGGCGATTATGTTACTATTGGCCAATGCAG GCCTTTGTCAAAAACAGTGAGGTTCAATGTGTTGAAAGTCCTCTCTGCTGGCTCTGTTAGTGCTGGGAAGAAGGCATTTACAGGGATGTGA